The following coding sequences lie in one Yoonia sp. G8-12 genomic window:
- a CDS encoding xanthine dehydrogenase family protein molybdopterin-binding subunit, with protein MEKFGKSQSVTRVEDQRFLTGRGRYVDDIAPPNALFAYFLRATVAHGEITSLDLDEARAMPGVHLIATADDLVRAGVVLGLAASTVKNRDGSPGAAPERPLLAQGRVRHVGEAIAMIVADTLAAAKDAAEMILVEIDDLPVHVDLAVGGEAIHAEAPENLAYDWGLGDEAATRTRIQEAAHVVTVDVMDNRIIANAMEPRGCYAEVVDGRLHVALNGQGVWVPKADLARHFKLDPAEIRVTTPDVGGGFGMKAMRYPEPFCVAHAARVLGRPVRWMSDRSEAMLSDNSGRDLTTTATLAFDANYQITAYQIDTIANMGAYNSQFAQGIQTDLFSKVLMGTYDVQTAYMRTRGIYTNTTPVDAYRGAGRPEAIFVLERTIDEAARQLGVDPWMLREKNFIAPDKFPYKTVSGVTYDVGDFAMVLASAGREADRAGFAARKAASAKNGKLRGQGLCYYIESILGNPSETTAVEFTPEGATIYVGTQSNGQGHETVYAQFLSDQTGIPADQIAVVQGDSDRIATGGGTGGSRSVTVQNTATLAAVDVILEGFTAFLADVEGVDASAISFDDERFRIAGSNLTPTMLEVADLARDAGRDDLLRHAATIKLDNRSFPNGAHVTEVEIDPETGVVTVDRYTVVDDFGNLINPMLVEGQVHGGVAQGIGQALTERVVFDDDGQLLTASFMDYGMPRADDLPMIKFSTECVPSTYNPMGMKGCGEAGTVGALAAMANAVLDALWDVGVREVEMPFTPHRVWETIHKAKADRAAA; from the coding sequence ATGGAAAAATTCGGTAAAAGCCAATCGGTGACACGGGTCGAGGACCAGCGGTTTCTGACAGGCCGTGGCCGCTATGTTGATGATATTGCACCACCGAATGCGCTTTTTGCATATTTTTTGCGTGCCACCGTCGCGCATGGTGAAATCACTTCGCTTGATCTCGATGAGGCCCGCGCGATGCCGGGGGTGCATCTGATTGCGACGGCTGACGATCTTGTGCGGGCTGGTGTCGTGCTAGGGCTTGCCGCATCAACGGTCAAAAATCGCGATGGATCACCGGGAGCAGCACCTGAGCGCCCGCTGCTGGCGCAGGGCCGCGTGCGACATGTGGGTGAGGCGATTGCCATGATCGTGGCCGATACGCTGGCTGCGGCCAAAGATGCCGCCGAGATGATCCTCGTGGAAATTGACGACCTGCCTGTCCATGTCGATCTTGCCGTTGGCGGCGAGGCGATCCATGCCGAGGCCCCCGAAAACCTTGCCTATGACTGGGGGCTTGGTGACGAAGCGGCCACGCGCACGCGGATCCAAGAGGCTGCACATGTCGTCACCGTCGACGTGATGGACAACCGGATTATCGCCAACGCGATGGAGCCGCGCGGATGCTACGCCGAGGTTGTGGATGGTCGTTTGCATGTTGCACTCAACGGGCAAGGTGTATGGGTTCCCAAAGCAGACCTTGCGCGGCATTTCAAACTTGATCCTGCCGAAATCCGCGTCACCACCCCCGATGTGGGCGGCGGTTTCGGGATGAAGGCCATGCGCTATCCCGAACCCTTTTGTGTCGCACATGCCGCCCGCGTGCTGGGGCGTCCGGTGCGCTGGATGTCGGACCGGAGCGAAGCGATGTTGTCGGATAACTCAGGGCGTGATTTGACGACGACGGCAACACTTGCCTTTGATGCTAACTATCAAATCACCGCCTATCAGATTGATACGATTGCAAATATGGGCGCGTATAATTCACAGTTCGCACAAGGGATCCAAACCGATCTCTTTTCCAAGGTCTTGATGGGCACCTACGATGTGCAGACGGCCTATATGCGCACACGGGGGATTTATACCAACACGACGCCTGTTGACGCCTATCGTGGGGCCGGGCGGCCCGAGGCTATTTTTGTGCTGGAACGCACCATAGACGAAGCGGCGCGGCAGTTGGGTGTTGATCCTTGGATGTTGCGGGAGAAGAATTTCATCGCGCCTGACAAGTTTCCTTACAAAACTGTTTCGGGCGTGACCTATGACGTAGGTGATTTTGCGATGGTGCTGGCCAGTGCGGGGCGCGAGGCCGACCGCGCGGGCTTTGCCGCGCGCAAGGCGGCGTCCGCCAAGAACGGGAAATTGCGGGGGCAGGGGCTTTGCTATTACATTGAAAGCATCCTTGGAAACCCGTCCGAGACAACCGCGGTGGAATTTACGCCCGAGGGTGCCACGATCTACGTCGGAACCCAGTCTAACGGGCAGGGGCATGAAACGGTTTATGCGCAATTCCTGTCCGATCAGACCGGAATTCCCGCAGATCAGATCGCCGTGGTGCAGGGCGACAGTGACCGGATCGCCACGGGTGGCGGCACGGGCGGGTCGCGCTCGGTCACTGTGCAGAACACAGCGACACTGGCGGCGGTTGATGTGATCCTTGAGGGCTTCACCGCGTTTCTGGCGGATGTCGAAGGCGTGGATGCCAGCGCCATCAGCTTTGATGATGAACGGTTCCGCATTGCCGGATCGAACCTGACACCAACGATGCTTGAGGTCGCGGATCTGGCGCGAGATGCGGGCCGTGATGATCTGCTGCGCCATGCAGCAACCATCAAGCTCGACAATCGTAGCTTCCCGAACGGGGCGCATGTGACCGAGGTCGAAATTGATCCAGAAACCGGTGTTGTGACCGTAGATCGCTACACGGTCGTTGATGATTTTGGCAACCTGATCAACCCGATGCTGGTTGAGGGCCAAGTGCACGGTGGCGTGGCGCAGGGCATCGGTCAGGCGCTGACCGAGCGTGTTGTTTTTGATGACGACGGCCAGCTGCTCACGGCGAGTTTTATGGACTATGGGATGCCGCGCGCCGATGATCTGCCGATGATCAAGTTTTCGACTGAATGCGTGCCGTCGACCTACAACCCCATGGGGATGAAGGGGTGCGGAGAGGCAGGGACCGTTGGCGCCCTTGCCGCGATGGCAAACGCTGTGCTTGATGCGCTTTGGGATGTTGGTGTGCGTGAGGTCGAAATGCCATTCACACCCCACCGTGTCTGGGAAACTATCCACAAAGCAAAGGCCGACCGTGCAGCTGCGTGA